The genomic DNA GTCCTCATCGGGAACATGTTTCCCTACTGCAGCTAATTGGTCAGACCATACCTTGGCTGATTGAATATATTCTGAACAGGTCAAGGAGCCTTGATGGAGACTCAGCAATTGTCTTTTGAGATTGGCAATTCGAGACCTAGAATCATTAGCAAACTTTGTTGCTAAAGTGGACCAGACTTGTTTGGAAGTATTAAGTCCATAAACTGTGGACAGAACTTTCTCAAAGAGTGTCAAATTGATCCAACTGAGGAAACATTGATCCTTTTTGTTCCAGGTGGTAAATTCTGGATTAAGAGTTTCCACACCTTTGTCATCTGTGATCAGTTTGGGAGGGTATGGTTCAAATCCATCAACTATGCCTAACAAATCATGGGTGCGCAGGATGGGAAGAAATTGTGTGGTACAATCCAGGTAGTTTGGACCTTCAAGCTTTCCATTGAATTGGGAAAGTGTAGGTGGAGAGAAGCTTGATGCAGAAGAAGATGCCATTAAAAGACAGATTGGTGTATAGTAAaggtaagaagaagaagagaaagaaatttgGGACGTGTGCCTAcaatagctttgataccaaaaaaGATTTCTCAGAGAAATAGAATTTGGCGGAATAATCTCATCAACCTTCTCATTGAGCTTAAATAATGAAAGAGTTACAATTACAATCAAACTTTAATCTTATCAAGATAAGAGTGATAAGATAACTATCTAAGAAAACTATTTACAATAAAAGACTTAATATACTAAAGAAATCTAATTAGAAATAATTACCAGAGAAGAGATATAATACAAACAGATGATATTATGTTTGTATTTAAAGATAGAAGAAAGGTTGAGAAGGAATAGAAGTCTTATGATGCTGGATCGCTACTGagactgcgctcgatcgcactagtacctgcgctcgatcgcactcgggtgCTCTCAGATGATAAATCTCTCGGATACTGCGATCGATCTTGTGCTCGATACTCTGaaggctgcgatcgatcgcaatgtgTTGCTGGAACTTCATCTGCTGTGATAACAGTAGGATCATCAGTTAGCTTAACAGATAATTTAGGTGGAAAACttataaatgaacaagaaattcgtcaaaagaattagaagatataTCTAACTCTATTGTTATAAATATTTATGACCCAAgccaatggaaaaatattgatgcaagaAATTGCTccaattgatatattaaattatataaaaagacttgattcttttccaaatgcatgtatcgcttatagaattttattaaCAATACCTATCACAATTGTTTCTGtagaaagaagtttttcaaaattaaaattgacaaaatccTACCTCAAATCAACAATGTTACAAGAGAAATAaaatggattagccatattatgaattgaaaaaatgatgttagaaaatcttgtttataaaaacttaatcagtaattttgcatcccaaaaagcgagaagaatgatttttaaataaaatataataataatattaaaataaatttttttaaaattttttttttacttaaaacaaaataaggcCCTATTTCAAAGTTTCGCCTAAGGTCCCAAAATACATTGGGCCAGCTCTGTTTATTGCCGATCCTATATCTGTTTATCCTGATTTATCTCTTCGACCAGAagacttttatttttagtatatATGATAAGATCAATATTTCCCgcaaggaaaaaaagaaaaaaaacagcaaCTTATCTGCAATACCAAAATCTAATATCTTAGGCTTCATTTTGTTGCCAAGTAAAATGTTGCTAGCTTTGAGGGCTCGACAATTAAAACTACTTGACAATATTGTAATGtagcattatttttttgacatgtttctATCTCTTGCATAATGATTTTAGCTTCAGTTCAAGGGGTTTGATCATAACGGGATTGACAACAATAAGCACCAAAAATGGAGATTGTTAATGATCGTTTTGGTTACAAGTACTGCTGCAATTTTCTTCCTCCTAGTGTCGGTGATGTGTTATTTAAGGAAGAGAAAATATTTCTCTTGTACCTTTTGTATTATAGGTaggatttttattatttactgCTTATTtaacaaagaataaaaacaagagagaaaatttgATGCTTTAAAATATGACGGTGGAAGCAGGTAAAGAAGCAGAAGGAAAAAAGACAACATAGCAGCTGTTGGAAAGTTCAATAGCAATGTTCCTGATCTTCAAGTCTTTAGTTATGCTGATATTGATGAGGCTACAAACAAATTTGCATTTGAAAATAAGCTAGGAGAGGGTGGTTATGGTCCCGTTTACAAggtaaattaactttttttaattagtcataggttaatTACAATTAGGCTTTGTATAATTAGTTCATAATtactatcactacaaaaatatactaaaaaatGGGAAGAATTCTAACCCTAAGATAACtgtaataacaaaactaatcgTAAATCAGGTGACAAGATAAACCACTTAGCCAATCATCCAACTCGTATTCAGCTAGTtacaaaagaaggaagaaatatTCTGACTGGCTTCTTCATCCTCCAGCCATGTGATCCCCACAAAATTCTTCTGCACATTTTCTTACCACGAGTATTGACTACGAGTGTGTATGTTGCAGGGTATACTAGCAAACGGAGAGGAAATAGCAGTTAAAAAACATTCAAAAGCTTCCACACGGGGATTTGAGGAGTTCAAGAATGAAGTTACACTCGCAGCAAAACTGCAACATGTTAATCTTGTGAGAGTTTTGGGATTTTGCATTGAAAGGAATGAACAAATGCTGACCTATGAGCACATGCCTAACAAAAGCTTGGACTTCTACCTCTTTGGTTAGAATCTTTTTAATTTGCTTATACTTAGTTAATTGAAGAATCATATTTAGGAACACATGCatgtaacaattttttcttgatgATCTTATTGATGCAGATCTTGCTAGACAATCTCGTTTGGATTGGAGAAAACGAGTTGATATCATCGAAGGGATTACTCAAGGTCATCTATATCTCCAAGAATACTCACGATTTACAATCATTCACCGAGACCTCAAAGCTTGCAACATTTTACTTGACATCGAAATGAAACCTAAGATTTCAGATTTTGGTATGGCTAAAATTAACATGAAGCAAATACAGGCCGAATTGTTGGAACATGTTAAGTAATTTAAAGCTTGAAGTAGTAATTTAAACATTCCagtcaaataattaatattgcaTAGATGCAGTGGTTCCTCCTGAATTTGTTAAACGAGGTTCGTACTCTACCAAATATGacgtttatagctttggagttCTACATCTACACATCATAAGTGGGAAGAGGAATGCATGTTGTTATGGTGCGAATGAAAATTTAAACCTCCTAGATTACGTCAGTTGGTTTAATCATGCTTTTTGTCTTTTgtccttttttgtgttttgtgtaaTTGCGAATTGAAGTTTGCTGATGATCAGCAAGATTGATATATGATGGTTTCATTTATCTCAGGCATATGAGCTGTGGAAATCAGGCAAAGGCATGGAGTTTATGGATCCATCTCTGGATGATACACTTTCATCATCATGTAAACTAATCAGATGCATGCAAATAGCTCTTTTATGCGTTCGGGAAAATGCAGCCGATAGGCCATCCATATTAATTGGAGGTTTCTTGAATGCTAAAAAGTGAAATTGCAGCTCTGACAATTCCGAAAGTGCCAGCTTTttctacaaaaagaaatgaagaagaggaaaataaaTCTGAGTTACCGCtagaaattttttctattaatgatACCACAATCTCGATAATTAAGCATGGAGGTCTTTCTGCAATATAGTTTCAGACAGGGTATTTACATGTCTTTCGAATCATTGTAATGACATTTAATTTGGATTACTTTGCGGAAAGCTTATTATAATAGATCTTCCTGGGATCCTTGGAAGGCAGGAAATAACAACATTTTTGGGCTCGACAGGCAATAAACTTAAGCAAATTGTGGAAATTGCAGAGCATTTACATGATCATAAGCATTTATCTTTCTGAACAGTTACTAGTTTTCAGAAAGATTCATATATGTAAGTGATAAAGCAAAAGAATTAATAGAATCTAGTACACATTGAGTttcaccaaaattttttttttttttttttttttttttttgataatgaaCTCAATTCATTTATTAAGAGGAACCTTGCTCGGCAAGGACTTTTACATGGATACAGTCAGGATACCCCCTGTTCCACAACATCTCCTCCTTTGTTGAAATTGCCACCTTAGCTAAAGTGTGAGCCGTGTCATTTGCTTGTCTGCCCACATGTCTAACATGCCACTCTCTGTGTTGTTGCAAATTTCTCCTGGCCTCCTCAATTAGCATGCAATAACTCCCATGCCACAGAGTATCGCGTTGCAGAGCTTGCGTAATTTCCTTCGCATCACCTTCAAGTATAAGAGACCTCACCTCCATCTTTTTACTAATCTCCGTAGCATACCAGGCAGCCATCGCCTCCGCATCTGCAGGTTCCATGGCCGTGGGTTTGAATGTGCAGAAGGAGGCTAAGACAGCACCCATGTGGTCCCGAAGAATGACGCCCACTCCTGTAAAGCTTTCCTCCTTAGAAATTGCCGCGTCCCAATTTGCTTTTATAAAGAACTCTGGAGGTTTTTCCCATCGTGTCACCATAGGACGCTCTGCTGCAGCAGTGGAAACTTGGCCTTGGCTCCGTGATACCCTGGTTCTCTCGTAACTCGCTATTTGCTCCTTCGCTTGTTTCATGATGGATGCCGGTGACCACATCTCCCCACCATGAACAACGTGATTTCTTCTGAACCAGAGCAAGCGTGCTACTGTGGTGAAGAGTTGAAAAGTGACATCATCCAACTTTTCCATAAGCAGCAGAAATATTTCCTTGAAACTGGTGTCATTACTGCTGCATTTGTGCAATGCCTTTGGGCCCTCAAGCCAAACATCTCTGGCTGATTGACAATGCCAAAGGAGGTGTCCCACTGTCTCGTCGTGTAAGCCACATAAGGAACAGAGGGAGTCGGATACAATATGGCGCCATTTTAGATTTGCTTTTGTTGGCAAAGCATTTTGGCATGCTTTCCACAAAAACATCTGAAGAGCTGGAGGTCCCTTTGCCTGCCATATTTGCTTCCATAACTCCTTGGTGGACCATGAATCCGAGCATGAACCTATATCCCTCTCCCTTGCCACCTTTGCCATATGATAACCACTTCGAACAGAGTACACCCCATTCTTTGTTCCCTCCCACACAAGTTGGTCGGCTTGTCTTCCCGGGCAAATTGGGATTTTGCAAATAGTTTGCACCTGCAATTCGGAGAAAAGCTCTTGCAATTTTGGAACATTCCACCACCTGCTGTCCTGATCAATCAAACTACTCACCCGTTCCTCATTACACACCCCTGCAGGCCTTTGCAAATTGTGACTCAGCTTCGACTGGACCCATCTATCCTCCCATATCCTGATAGAGCCACCATCTCCTACCCTCCACAAGAGCCCCTCAGCAAGGAGTCCCTTTGCTTTCCAGATACTGCGCCAGGCGAAAGAGGGGTTGTGGCCCAATGACGAATGCAGGAAGGAGCTATCTCGAAAGTATTTTTCTCTGAAAATTCAACCAACTAGTGAATCCGGCTGCTGGAGTATACGCCACCCctgttttgccaaaagtgcaagGTTAAAAATTTCGATATCTCGAAAACCCAAGCCCCCAACAGTTTTTGCTTTGCTCATACTGTCCCAACTCATCCATGCAACCCGTGACAAGTTTTCCTTATGGCCCCACCAAAATCTCCGCATCATAGAATTAATTCGACGACACAAAGATTTGGGGAGTTGAAAGATACTCATTGTGTAAGTGGGGATCGCTTGGATGACCGCTTTGAGAAGGACTTCTTTGCCCGCCTGAGACAGGAATTTCTCCTTCCAACCTTGAAGTCGATCCCAAATCCGGCTTTGTATATTTTGGAAGGCTCTAGTTCGGTTCCTTCCAACAAGGGCCGGAAGGCCCAAATACTTCTCATAGCATTGTGTGGAGGTCACTCCAGCCACTTCCAAAAGGTGGGACCGCGTCTCTGGATCGGTGTTTTTGCTGAAAAAAATGGAGGTCTTATCCCTGTTAAGTTGTTGTCCAGAAGCTTGTTCGTACATTTTCAACACCTCCTGAATTTTGTTCCATTCAGCCAGGTTTGCCCTACAGAAGAGCaaactatcatctgcaaaaaagaGATGACTTAGCCTCGTTCCCCGTTTTGAAATAGCAAGGCCTGTGATGTCCCCCCTTTGCTCAGCACTGTTCAAAAGAGAACTCAGTCCTTCTgcacataaaataaacaaataaggaGACAAGGGGTCACCCTGTCTAATACCCCTAGATGGGGTGATGGTGTCATGAGGCCTCCCGTTCACCAAAACTGAGTAAGTAACTGTAGAAATACATTTCATGATCAGTTGTATCCACCTATTGTCAAAGCCCAATTTAGACATAATAGACTCCAAAAAATTCCACTCCACCCTgtcataagccttgctcatgtcGAGCTTTAAGGCCATAAaacccttttttccttttaatctTCCATTCATCGTATGGAGAGCCTCAAAGGCCACAAGGATATTATCTGAGATAAGCCTTCCAGGGATAAAGGCACTTTGATATGGGGAGATAATACAATCCAGCACCTTCTTGAGTCTATTAGCTAACGTTTTTGCAATAAGTTTGTAAAAAACATTGCAGAGGCTAATCGGTCTGTAATCTGTGACACTAgttggtttcttcttttttggaatCAGGGCGATATAGGTTTTATTAATTACAGGATCGAAagaattgtaatttaaaaaaccaAGGACTGCCCGGCATACCTCTGTACCAACCGTGTCCCAAgagttttggaaaaaacttGCTACGAAGCCGTCGGGCCCTGGGGACTTCATTGGAGCCATATGGTTTAGTGCTTCCTTCACCTCCATCTCAGTATACTCCTTGGTCAGAAATATATTCATTTCGGCAGTGACACGTGGTTGCAAGTCTGCCAAACAAGCTTCCACCCCCCTGGTTCCACCCGTAGAAAACAGGTCTGcaaaatattgagtgaaagcttttgaaatattttcttgtcCAGTACGTTCAGCTCCAGAGGCATCACAAATGGCACCAATCCGATTTGTGTTTCTTCGGTGAGTGGCCCAAGCGTGGAAATAAGGGGTGTTGCGATCCCCAAACGTATACCAATTGAGTTTGGCACGTTGTTTCCATTTTATGTCCTCTTTCTCCAGAATGGTATCAATCTCTTTCTGCAACCTCCTGATTTCCTCCAAGTTATGAGGTGACTCATCTTCTTGAAGTGATTTCAGGTGGTCAGAAAGTTCCCGCACAGTGAGCTCCATGTTCCCATTCTTATGCCGACTCCACCTTTTTAAATCTACTGCACATTGCTGCAATTTGTTGCAGATGTTTGACATGCTGCTCTCTTGTGCGCTCTCTTCATTGTGCCTAAGACCCCAACGCCCCCATGCTTCACTTACCACCTGCTGGTAGTCCTCCTCTAGGACCCAATTAGCTTCAAACCggaaagccattttattttgttttattcttctatCCTCTTCCAGCTTGACCAACATGGGTTTGTGGTCAGAGGACCTAGCCTCCAAAATGTATACTTCACATTGCCGAAACAACGTACACCACTCCAGGTTCCCCAAGGCCCTGTCCAGCCTTTCTTTTGTAAAATCTTCACTGTCACGCCCATTTGTCCAGGTAAACTTTGGGCCAATATAACCCAAGTCAGAAAGTTGGCAAGCTTCCAAGGTTTCCCGAAAAATTGCCATCTGACTTTCTCGACGGTTTGCTGCTCCCCACTTTTCAGAATTGTCAAGGATTTCATTGAAGTCTCCCAAGCAAAGCCATGGTGTCGGTGGGAAATTTCGTAGGTGCTTTAGAAGGCTCCATGCTTCATGTCGCCTGGTGGGATTCGGGTGTCCATAAAAGCCGGTGAGTTTCCATGTTCTTTTTGCAGTTTGGGAATAAATCGATGCATTTATGTGCCGTCTAGAGTAGTTTTCGATGGTAACTTCTACCCCTTCTCTCCACAACAAAGCCAGTCCCCCACTACGACCCACCGGATCCACTAGAAACATTCCAGGCAGCCCCAACTTAGTCCTTATTCGATCCATCTTCGTTTTAAAACATTTTGTCTCAATGAGAAACAAAATGTCGGGtctcttttccttcaccaaGAGGCAAAGGTCACGAATTGCgcgggggttcccaagcccccggcaatTCCAACTAAGTAGAATCATGGTTGTTGGCGGGGCTGCGCCGCAGCCACCGCCGTTTCACTGTCCACTGTGCATAGAGATGGCCCCTCTATCTGGCCATTTCCCAACCTTTCCTTCCCCAATCTTGTGTCAATCTCCTTTCGGGCCCATGTCTGCTCCAAAGTGTGATTGTTATCCCTTTTCCTCTTATAGCCGTACTCCCCTTCTTTTTGAGAAAGGTTTCCCTTCATGGAAAGATCCATTTTCCGCTCCTCAGTCCTCATCTTCCCTTCGGCCCCCTGTGGTATGCATGTGAGCCCACTCCCCTTTCTTGCGATATTTTTCGCTCTCCTCAGAGACGAGGGTGGGCTATTCTCAATCGGCCCATGGTGCAgcagcttaaatttttttgctgACTTGGATGGGAACGCACTAATATCTCTTTCCTCCATTCTGACTTCAAAAAGTCCCTCCACACTTGGTGGGTGGGTTTTATTAGGAAACGAATCTGCCGTTACGTCTACAATTTCCTTGGAGCTGTTTGATTCCTTGATTCCAGGCGAAAGTTTTCCCCCGTTTCTGATTTGgctagaaaagtaaaaaagattACCTTCCTTATCAAGATGTCTTGAATTGCTAGGGTTACCTTCTGAGGCGCTTCTTTCCATCTCAGGGGAGCTTAGGCGCCGCTTCTCGCCGTCCGGTGACTGTTCCCGTCGCCATGATGAAAAAAGTCCCTCGCCTCCAGTTTTTTTGGGTCGGCCTTCCAGCTTCCGTCGTGGATCGTCAGCTCGCAAGGATACCCCCCAATCCCCTGCTCCTTCTTCACCGTGTAGGCGCCTGGGTTTTTTGACGGGACAGCCCATTGCTTCATGTACAATACGACCACAATGGAAACAGAAAAGTGGGAGGTTTTCGTATTTGAAGTTTACCCACACTGATTTCCCTCCGATGATCAATTCTCTGCCCCGTTCAAGTGGTTTTGTAATGTCAATACGAACACGTATCCTCAAAAATCTTCCCCAGCCTACTCCATCGGCTTCCGCATCCACTTCTTCAAGGACCCCCAAAGTCTCTCCAATCTTGGCACCCACAGCTCGAGACATGCAATGCAGTGGCATATCATGGATTTGGATCCAGACCGGCGTATGAGTGAAATCCAACTGTGAGGGTTGGACATGCCCTTCTAGTTCGTTTAAGATCATAATCTGACGTTCGTAGGCCCAAGGGCGACCCTCCATGactctcttcttttcctcctcATCAGAGAATTCGAAAATCCATAGattgttttgaatttctttgAAGGAGATCTGCTTCGTGGTACGCCATAATCGTGATATGGCCTTCCGAAAGGCTTCTTTGTTGATCATCCTATCAGTCCACACTCGCCCCACCAAACATTTCACACCCCTGTTCCGAACCACTCCGATGTCTCCTTCAGTGATATCAATGCCTATCTGTTCTCCCACTGTGCGTACTGGATTGTTCGCCATGCAGATAGCCCTTTTGCTTGTCTTCCTTCCCACTACAATGCCGTTAGTAACCCAACTTATCACTCCTCGTCCGTTCGTCGGCAGAAACTTTTCTCGCCTCTGGTTGTCTTTCAGGCATGGCCCTTAGAGAACCTTGGCACTTTTTTAGAATGCCAATTACTAGATACATATATCTTACCTACCCactattatcaaatcagagtctccaagaaaaagaagtgagaaaggaagaaaagtcTCCCCACCAAAAATTATGTAGAAGAGATTGGTtcaggaaaaatataaaaggaaaaacattaACTACAACGGTACAATGTGTTCCATAAAGGAAACTCTTCGACAATGCAACGGTAACACTGGATCGTATAGGAAAGTTCATAATACAAAGGGAAATATCTTTTCTTGTAGCAGGTCTGCACGTCCATAGTAGCATTAATGCCTTCAACGGTAACTTTAGCATATATAGAAATATCTTCACACATCCACACCTGTAATGGCGCAGCTACACCATATACCATATACCATATGATCTTATCTAGGcccaatatggaaagttttcaATGGTACTAAGAGGACGAGTATCCCTCCTTAGCCAACGCTACTGCTGAATTtcaatgattttaaatttgtaaaataaaaatatggaaaatgaaATAGACTatgtcaatttcatttaaacGTACATGGTGTCACATAAATCAAGATTTCAAATGGGGTGACACCAAATACGTACACAGTTagatatgcaaaaaaaaaaaaaaaaaagtatgatcCGTGAAATATTGATTTAgggaaagaaagttttttttttttttttttggagttttgattcTGTTTAGTCGTTCtctaagattttgtttattagAGCAGTATTCTGTTTAATGGTCCTAATCCTGTCCCCACCAACATAATATTGTGATATACAAACCCAATCAACCACGCACCAACAACCAAAGCTATCATAATCCTATCTCTACCTTTAACAGCACGTTTTCCTAATACTAATTAaccttatattcttattttatctttttactctTCTGTCAAACCCTAACCATTTCCAACATGGGCTAGCGCCTCACACTACAGGCTAGGATTAAGATCTCTGAATATAAAatcttctaattatttttttaatgcttagtaaatatcattattattacGAAAAATAAGCAGAAGCATGCAGTACCACAGGAGGTATATTACTAAATTATGCTAATTATTTCGACACGACATGTCATCACGCGAGCTCTAGCTAAGACACGCCTATTCGACTGCCTTTTTTGGTAACATCTgtaaaattttcacaattttatatGTGGACATGTGaattcatggttcaacaagtaTAATATCATGGGCTTAATTAGTTTTTCAAAAGGTGAGAGCCCCATTCCCattcaaaaattcttttttctatGCTTGGAAAGCAGCAATATTCACACTGCATGATTTTCAAAAACGTTTGTTTATCAAATGTTATTGAGATGGTTTATTGAGGTGTTAAGTATATCACTCTCACTTTATCGTCAATTTGTTAAGCGTATACAAACaccaccccctccccccccgGCGCCACACGTACGCACATGACACGTTATTTTCTCACCTTTCTACCATCAGGGTGTTAAGTGTATTATCTGACTTACCTGCTGGGTTGTTAGGGTTTTGGTTCATATAGGAGGCAAAAAATAGttgaacaaaatttaattaaaattattaaaaaaaataacaaacgaaataaataaaaataataataaaataaaaagatgtgATTGTTGTTGACATTAAAGAcggaaaaatgataaaaaaagtaaaaacatgattttctgttgttgggagataaagcggttatgaagtttttacattctcaatgtgggacacaacactcacaataATCTCCCCCTCACTTATGAGTCTTTTCACATTGACCAAACTTCGtctcacttgtgagtctttttacatttttaagaGTGTCTCACATAAAGAGTTGCAGATAGAGACAGAACTCTAACTGACGCGTCCAAACACCCATCTGAGAAAGGTAACCATTGCTCTGATTACCATTTattgggagataaagcggttacattctcaatgtgggacacaacactcacaagtgcactcacaacatcCATAATGTACATTAGGTTGTCTTTAAACTCACAAGACCAAAACATTGGTCTTCAGTCTCCACCTTATCTCTTTTCTAAACCACCTTcgaatctttatatatatatatatatatatatgagaaatgttatatttatcatttttttaaaaaaaaagttggttcCCTGTATCACCATCTTGAAGAATGATGACacatttttcataataataaatttcataagaTGATGACACGTCATTTAAGAACTAATATTTGGAGATAAAGTTTTGAAAGTGtagtattttaaaattaatatatagtttATTCATTAAGCTTTGCAAATGAAGCTTAAAATTAGAACACAGCAAGTGCTACCATAAACCTTTCCCTACCAACATTGTGATATACAGGGGTGGTTCCACCCCTGCATGGCCTTGGCCGGGTATTGGTCATGTCTCAATAGGAATAGGATTAATTGTAAGGTACAATTGAGTATTGGTCATgtctcaaaataatatatatttaaagacaataaaaataataatatatacttaTTAGACACGTTGTATGATCTGGTTGAAGAGGACGCATGCAAGCCGATCAAacgataatatatatattttttaatatataataatatataataaaaataataatatatgttttttagaAAGAGACTCTCCAACGTGCAAAAGATGGGAAGAAAAAGCCAATCAAATTAGTAGGGTTTTGATAATCATGCATATACGTAAACTATAATACCTCATTTTAAATTATCTGATGAAACGTGTGtatctgttttttaatattttttggatgaaaattttCACCTTTGTCGTCGAAGAATATTGACGAAGGCTGCAGTTTTTATGGGTAGATCTCCATAGATATATCATATGGTTTTATACCCGTGACATATATATGGTTTTAACGACAAATTTGTGTCCTGTGTCCAGAGTACTGTTCGACAAACTGGTTTACGACTGGGGCGGATGTATGGGTGTATGGGTGTATAAATCAAACGGTTATAAGCGTGCCGCAACCA from Corylus avellana chromosome ca6, CavTom2PMs-1.0 includes the following:
- the LOC132185569 gene encoding putative cysteine-rich receptor-like protein kinase 12; amino-acid sequence: MTVEAVFSYADIDEATNKFAFENKLGEGGYGPVYKGILANGEEIAVKKHSKASTRGFEEFKNEVTLAAKLQHVNLVRVLGFCIERNEQMLTYEHMPNKSLDFYLFDLARQSRLDWRKRVDIIEGITQGHLYLQEYSRFTIIHRDLKACNILLDIEMKPKISDFGMAKINMKQIQAELLEHVK